ATATATgtagagatggttgtcgaactATTGGCCCGCATGATAAAGACTTCAAAGCAAACCAGCCGTGTAGGTATACATCCTGCAAAGGGCTAGAATTGCTTGTTCGTCATTTTGCTGGTTGCAAATTGAGAGTCCCGGGGGGTTGTGGTCATTGCAAAAGGATGTGGCAACTGTTGGAGCTGCATTCTCGACTGTGTGCTGATCCGGATTTCTGTAGAGTTCCTTTGTGCAGGTAACAATATTACGTGTTTTCTAACTATGGTTGTACTTAATTCAGCTCAATCATTCAGGTGAATTGTAACAAATCTTTTCATTTCAGGAACTTTAAGCAGAGAATATCAAAACAAAGCAAGAAAGACGAAATTAGATGGACAATTTTGGTTGAAAAGATCTTGAAAACAAGAGGAATTGGGATTGCACCATGCTTTCGGCCACAATGACAATCTTTTTCCGGGGATATAGAACTATTAGATTACAGCAGTTGAGATAAAAACATGATGAAATTGTAAAGTTTATGTATTATTATAGTAAGAAATGGCCCTCAAGGATGAAGTGTTGCTCCTCTCTactttattgtaaaatatatgTAGCAGAGTATCACTTTCTtccaacatttatttattttgttctttcgACCGTTGCTTTTAAATGAACTATATGGCCAAATCAATATATTGAAGATTGATTTTGGTGCTTTATtggatatttcaattttaaacaaGACAATGATTATCATTCAATTTATTCTGATTTACTGGTAAGTTTCATGCACTGTTTTTACAAATGCATCCTTATGTTTTTCTGATACCGAATTTAAGGTAAATTGCACATAGTGCGCATGTGAATTGCCAATGGCTAAAAGAGTAGAACCTGAATGCATAGAAATATAGAATGCAAGTGATTTCATTCTCTAGAAATCAGAAACCTCTCTTAAGGTCCTGTTCCTCATCTTAAGATCCTTTCTTCAGTAATATTGTATATAAATGTATAACTAATTAATGATTAAAAGAGCAATGGATATATCAATATGAATGACAGTTGGGTCCAGTCGTGACgaatttgattttctttataaagGAGCAATTcagaaaagataaaaaggaGCGACTAGCAAGGCAACTCAGTGGTGATTTACAGCTAGTTCTCTACTAAAGAATCAATGACTTTCTTTATTCAACACAAGTACCTTTACTTTTCCTTTGTAATGTTCACTTTTGAAAccctttttgttgttttccttGGATCAGCAGTGCAAGGAATTGATAGTCTCGTTGATACAATTATTGAGGGTGGAATTAAAGGTTGAAAGCTGGTCCAGTACTTGGAAATAGAAGGGGGGGCTGTTTGTTCTGAAGCACACTGGAACAAGGAATGTATCACATGTttgaattaatatttaatatggTAATAATTCTTTGGTAAGTTGTATGTAGCTGAAAAATACAAGGCCTAACTCCgaccttataaaaaaaattcaaagcttTGGTCTGACATATAGTCTATCATAGTAATTATTACTATGGTAAGCTGTAGTAGTAGTTGAAAATTGGATGGTGTGTTTGATCCAAAAGGGTAAGTAGATTACCCCAAAAGGGGAAGTCATAACAATTTTCGTAAGGTCCTTGCTTTTGTAGCTGAAAACTTGCTCCAAAATTCTTACCATAGGGGAGCAATTTTGGAGCAATACTGTTTTTGACTCTTGGGATctttaattgatattttatttggtGTTTTTTCATAAGTTTATTTCCTGTTTAGATGTATTTTGGGTGTACAATAGGGGATGGACTATTTGTAACTTCTCATGTATACACAACTTATGCTTGTggatttattttgttgattgaAATGTTCTTTTTGCtttccgaaaaaaaaaaaaaaagataaaaagaaaattaaatgcgAAATATAatgtatcaatattattttcgAAGATTCTAATGTACTGGTATAAACATTAAAATGTAGGTACAGATAAAGAAATGGCTGCAAAACAGCTATTTATTATCAATATttgactttaaaaaaattacatttagaGCCTCTTACGTAAACCAAAACATTCACATCATTAAAATGTGTGGAACTATGTCTCTGATCTAATAGAACCTAGTTTGACTATAGCATACGTATTTTAGTGGAAGAAACAAAATGATGCATCTCCTATACCTCCCATTTGAATGAGGACAATGGCATTGACATGAATCTTTGTAGCCCATTTGAGTGAACCAGGAATTGTTTCAACTGCATGTTCACTTTCTCTTCCTCATCATGAACATGCATTTAACGTTTTTGCTGTTTGATCTCAATGAAGGTTGTCCTTCACTTTTGCTACTAATGAAATGAGATTAAACCCAACGAGAGTTCAAATTTGCAAAAACATTCATTTACTTTCACTGTTATTTTGAGAGGCtatgtttcttttttgtattcACAATACTAAGGGGATGAGCTTTCCTCATCCGAGCTTCTATCTTGTCTCCCATTGTATCTGTTAAGAACAGGTAATGGGGCATTTGAAGCTATTCTGAATGATCTTGAAGCACCACCAACAATTCTATCATGCATCCTTCCCACTTCTTTGCAAACCAAATCCAAAATGTTTAGAAAATCTCTCACAATCATGAAAATTCTTAAAGGGTGTGCTTCTTCCTTTGCTGCATTCCCATGAAAGTATTCAGTAACTTCTTTCACAAGGAATAAAGCCTCTCTTTCATGAGACTTAATCCTCACAATTTCGTCTTCTGCGTATTTCAAAAAGAGCGTTGTGGAGTTGAAGAAATTGCCTCTCATATCTGGCTTCTCATATTGCAAAACTGATCGCACTTTTTCAAGCCCCGTTTCAAGCTTTGTGACGTAGCTGCTTAAGACATCTGAGTCCATTCCTGCTGCTTTTTTGACATTACCAAGGTCTTTACTGAGACCAGCCACAACATGCAATCCGTTCTTCTTAAACTCTTCCTCGTTAAATTTGGAGTCCATTTGGTTGGGTATACTTCCGTTTGTAGATGCAGTTTCTGCACCTTCTGACCTAATGATTTCTTGGACCACAAAGTGCAGTAATGTGGTCTTTCCATCTGTTCCCTTTATATCTGCGAGTTTCAGGAGTGTGTCGAGTTTGAAAGCTTTAGCGTCACCTCGATTAGTGCCAACATTCATTCTGTTTCCTGTTCTGAGAACAGCTTCAAGGAGTTTGAAGAATAACCGGCTATTCCTTAATTCCTCACTTGCTGCCTGGCAGATAGATATTTACAACTCTTAGGTTAGTGTCAAAAGACATCAAGAGATCAAAGATAACAAGGAGTTGAAAGATAGCCATACCTCAAGGGTTTGGAAAGACTTCTTGAGGTAGTTGATTTCAGAATCAAAGTTGGCCCTATATAGCATAGCTTCAACTCTTTTGAATGCAAAAGGTATATCAAGCACTGCTTTAAGAAATCTTTCAGCAGATCCAAGTTTCGAGAGATCTCCGTCatagtttttcaattttatctctTCCTCTTTAGTAGGAGCCATCTTTACTAGGGTTTCCAATAGCTCAGCACCCAAACCTTCAGGACTCCCTGttccattaaaaataaaaccaccCCCATGAATCAATTATGTTGGCAAAATGAAAACATAGGATGCAAATAAGCAATTGGTTCAAGGACATCATTTTCTGTAAATAACTCTTCTgatatttcacatattttagaaattattaCTGACTTAGTAGATTAATAATACAAGCTGGAAAAAACAATGTGTTTAATGTTTAGTGATTTCAAGCATACAATATACGAATAAATAATTCTCCCCGAGTCAGTTAGACTTGAATGTGATAGAAAGCCTTAATATAGATGAAGCACTTTTAGATATTTCTGCCTTGCAATTAACTGTCATTTGAGGTGGAGGCACACAAGTAATGTGGTTCATCTGTTAagaatttgaatgaatatatataataaatatgcaACAAAGTTACTATATATTTAGACATCCACACAATTTAaagtttatttactttttaattttgggAATAATGGCCAACAACCAGTAGACTGTAAAGGAAGTTAGGACAGAGTTTTACTACTCCTCAGCTGATATAAAAATCAAGGAATTAGAGATTAGTACTTCTATAATTTGagtaaataaaaagataaaaatgaaatattgtgcagtgagagaaatgataaaatagtcCATCTTTTGGATTAGAATTTGGAGAATGCATAGATGATGATTTGGATATATCATCTGTGATCACGGCTCTCACTAAACTAGGTTGCTATTGCTTTTGCTTTTAGAGAAAGCACAACCCCTAGAGCAAAAAGCCAAACCTAAGTTGTTAAGGAACATAGGTTAGTTAATTTTGGTGGCAACTGCAGTATCTAGTTTAATGACAAAAATTCTTCGGTTAAAGAAGACAAAAATAACTTGTAAGTTAAAGATGTTCATTAGTTAAGATGTCCttgttttattctttcttctcaAGTACATTGTATGAGCTGGACTTGGATTTGGTTTTTACCACATTTGAAATTCCCATACAAGAATACCTAAATTTGCACCCCTCTTAAAATAACATAATGATGCACGTGGCATGATTCTGATTTAGACATTTCCATACTGAATCACACATGTAGTGATGAagactttttgtttttaaattgttgagCCATGGTTCTCTATGACTAATACCTAATGCCCTTCCTACACaacattttctatatcatataCATGAACTGGATTGAttgttaattatttcaaaagttaaatcTATGCATATGCGCGGTGAAACAACTATTCGTCTGTCTTTACTTACTTTTTTGTGTGTTAAATTTCATATTACCAGGGTCTCTTTTCCCTAAGATCGGGAGGGTTAACACAAAATCTATGCATATGTAAAGTGTAGATGAATGCACCATAAATACCCCAATTTGTATGCTTTACCAAAATTAGAAAATGTGATTTGAAAGTTTTGTTATCTATCATGCAAATAAGTATAAACTCCCAAAGAGggaaaagaatgaagtaacaacTTACCATCCAAAAGAGCTTCAGAAACTTCATCTCTTGTCACATTCAGTGCCCTTAACAGTATAGCTATATTTTGTGACTTTTTAGGATCTAACACCTTGTTCTCATGATCAACAGAAGGAAGAACTGATTTTCTAACACCTTGCTCTTTTGGTTTTGGAGCAGAATTTGTTCCATTGTTGCAACCAAACAAAGACTCCATCATATCTTCATTTAatctattaaaaacaaaaaataacacgtAAGTAATATTAATTCAGAATTGTACTTCAACTACCACAACTACAATCCCAAAAATGATATATAGAGgattaaatattcaatttataCTCACTGAAACGAGCTTGATTTTATTTGGTCCCACACAGTAGCACGATCAGAAGTTGCACGAACTTTGTCCCAATGCAATGCTTTCAACTTCGGTTTTCCACCTTCCGTTTCATTAGCTTCTTCAACAAGCCTCTCGGAAGAAGATCTCAAATTCAAACTCTCATCAACGTGATCTGAAACTGGTTCTGAACCTTTTGTTACACTACCAACAGAACCAGGTCCTTCACTTAATCTACTTATAGATGCAGACACCGCCTGTGTCGGCGATACTGATTTTCGTGTCATCAGCGGTGGCGGAGGTGGCGGAGGTGGAGGTGGTGGCGGAGGATGGTTAAGTGAAGTTTTAGACACGTGTGAAACTGTATTAGTTGTTGATTGAAGATGAACCAAATTcggcggtggtggtggtgctgAGAATTTCGGTTTTCTTGAATGTCCTATTCCACCGGAGGAGGTTAACTGTTTCTCCGATTGCTGACGTTGCGGCAGTGGTGTTTGTTTGATAGAAGGAATGATGACGTGTCGAATATCCGGAGAAGAAGCAGAAAGAGCAGATTTCGATTTCGGTGAAGTTCTCTTCGATTTAGGAAGCGGCGTAACCGTCGAATTACTCTCTTTCTTCGCCGGACTACCGTTACTGAGAGAACTCTGCCGTGAAACTGAATACGGCGTGTAAAATCCATCTTCCTGACTTACTGAAGAATTCTGCGGCGAATGGAACGCTGTTTCGTTACTTTCTTCATCGGAATCTTCTTCCGACGACATCGCCGGCGGAATGTTTCCGTTCGGAGGTTTACTCAACGGCGGCATTGGCTGTAACTCCGGACTCGGACGATACCGATCGGATCGCTTAACGGAATTCAGTTTATGATACGGTGAACGGTTAGGCTTCTCCGTTTGATTCTGATCGTTGACCGTCGTTGACCTTCTCGAAGGTTCCACAGTTCCAATGTAGAGAAAATTCGAAGCTACTACCGGAGCAGATGAATTCGATGAATCTTGAAGAGAATTGTTCCTCTGTGTGGTAGTACTCACTAGCTTCTGTGTATCCGCGGCGTTTTTTGCTCTGTGTTTGTATAAAAAGAAAGCTAACGCCGACAACATTCCTAACGTTACGATTCCAACGGAGATTGCTATTGCTACTTTCTTTGTTCCTTTTGCAGGTTGTGTTGCCGTTGGATTCGCTGTTGTGGCGTTAGAAGTTAACGGTGCTGCTTGATTCTGATTCGACGGTGGTGCGTCTGGATATTCATGGAAGAATGGAATGTTGTCGGAGGAaggttgtggtggtggtggtgtaaCGGTGGttggtgatggtggtggtgctGAACTCGCTGGGAATAATGGTTGATGGAGAATTCTTCTTGTGTGATGATGATCGGATTCATTGAAACGTTTTGCAGTGTTAACAGATAGtgatgagaagaagaagatgaagatgatggtaATGATGATGTTGAAGCTTGAATTATGAGGTTTCATggtgaattttgatgaattgttttGCAAAATTCATGTCTGAATTTGGTTGAATTTGTTCTTCCGTGAATTCCTCAGCGggaaataatagagagagagaaaaaagaggaaACTTCTTTCGGCTGTAAGATCTAGATGCTCTGATTTGCTCTTCCGACAGATTCCGTCATCAcaatttgtatttatattttctcttttacttttttttagatagacgaaatcGTAAatccattataaactcacacacataagtgaagGCATCGGGGTTCGAATTCCGACCATGATGTCTGgcctagagctgtcaaaacgggccggtccgtttagcccgaataaatatagggtttgggcctaaaatattgagcccgaattttaatagggctttttagcccgaccCTTAAAAGTCCGGTAcccgaatgggccgcgggtagcccgttagtccgcataacaaaaaaaaattatataaattatatatatttttcaaataattatttacttagttgattatcaaagtaaaaaacaaaagtgaaaattcaatgaattaacacaaatataaatgtaatataaaattatatttattcatttcgttatttatagttttaaagatcgaatatataaatatctataaccataacatatctaatttatttaaaattattttcctcgtcgttttagtttacgacgttcgtacgaaaatatttacaatttacttttttgatagacattatttaaacatattaaaaatattatttataaaaaaaattatagcagtgttttatagtacttttttaaaataaaaaataaataaaaaatttaatatgggccggcccgtttagcccgcggcccgtgcagggccgggctcgggtagtatatttcaagcccattttgtcaaccgggctttttggtcCGGTCCGCTAAAGTCCGAAGCCCGttagggccggcccgtttaggacCGGACCGCctgttttgacagctctagtctggcctaacaattttggtattttttatttagaagaagaaaacagaGTGAATTGGtaatcaaagtttttttttttttttggtagaaggTAATCAAAGTTTATTAAGGTCAGAACATCCCTCGTAAAGattaaataaagttaataaatgTATTTACAAATTATCTATTAAAAACTATCATATTAACAACAAAGTTGAATACATGGTGATTTTAGAGCATCCATAATGGAGATCCTGATCTTTGAGGTCTAAATGAGTCTCACATTGACACATCagttttttattactttttaataatagtacctaATAGGCACTCAACTACTACGATGGATATCTTCCAACAAAAGATCTAAATAGGACCCaccaataacattaaaaaacaaaggTAAATTGCAATTGAAAAACAATAGTACAATGACattgattattttaaacaaaagtaATGTGGGATCCACTTAAGCATTAAGGTCTTAATTGAGACTCTGGGTCTTAGAAGACCCCCAAAAAATTTCTCAACAATCGAGGTACGTATTAGGTACCGGGTCTTAA
Above is a genomic segment from Medicago truncatula cultivar Jemalong A17 chromosome 5, MtrunA17r5.0-ANR, whole genome shotgun sequence containing:
- the LOC11434954 gene encoding formin-like protein 6 gives rise to the protein MKPHNSSFNIIITIIFIFFFSSLSVNTAKRFNESDHHHTRRILHQPLFPASSAPPPSPTTVTPPPPQPSSDNIPFFHEYPDAPPSNQNQAAPLTSNATTANPTATQPAKGTKKVAIAISVGIVTLGMLSALAFFLYKHRAKNAADTQKLVSTTTQRNNSLQDSSNSSAPVVASNFLYIGTVEPSRRSTTVNDQNQTEKPNRSPYHKLNSVKRSDRYRPSPELQPMPPLSKPPNGNIPPAMSSEEDSDEESNETAFHSPQNSSVSQEDGFYTPYSVSRQSSLSNGSPAKKESNSTVTPLPKSKRTSPKSKSALSASSPDIRHVIIPSIKQTPLPQRQQSEKQLTSSGGIGHSRKPKFSAPPPPPNLVHLQSTTNTVSHVSKTSLNHPPPPPPPPPPPPPLMTRKSVSPTQAVSASISRLSEGPGSVGSVTKGSEPVSDHVDESLNLRSSSERLVEEANETEGGKPKLKALHWDKVRATSDRATVWDQIKSSSFQLNEDMMESLFGCNNGTNSAPKPKEQGVRKSVLPSVDHENKVLDPKKSQNIAILLRALNVTRDEVSEALLDGSPEGLGAELLETLVKMAPTKEEEIKLKNYDGDLSKLGSAERFLKAVLDIPFAFKRVEAMLYRANFDSEINYLKKSFQTLEAASEELRNSRLFFKLLEAVLRTGNRMNVGTNRGDAKAFKLDTLLKLADIKGTDGKTTLLHFVVQEIIRSEGAETASTNGSIPNQMDSKFNEEEFKKNGLHVVAGLSKDLGNVKKAAGMDSDVLSSYVTKLETGLEKVRSVLQYEKPDMRGNFFNSTTLFLKYAEDEIVRIKSHEREALFLVKEVTEYFHGNAAKEEAHPLRIFMIVRDFLNILDLVCKEVGRMHDRIVGGASRSFRIASNAPLPVLNRYNGRQDRSSDEESSSP